A DNA window from Aspergillus nidulans FGSC A4 chromosome I contains the following coding sequences:
- a CDS encoding NRDE family protein (transcript_id=CADANIAT00006959) — MYSSLTQPTSEQNSDQSNSGTWMGITRAGKVAVLTNYRESTSDAAIGQQSRGAIVNSWLTRSKGDGGADADATKTYVEEMVASPTARSVGGFSLVCGYVNEPLAIVSNRSSTMDQITWIAEKKGQTKGLSNTVFDDRSWPKILDGERLVGEALKKHVEEGEGEKELIERLLDVLNTNSLPELKGDATAEDYLPYFRQSIFIPLIGTRDKTGSKFPAAAAEILEPGSTPSVCAEGHSNGVALDPAIVKEANPGNDVIDQSYLHGPYGTQKQTIILVTKEGRVRYFERTLYDQEAKAVPIGHGDRSFEFQVAR; from the exons ATGTACTCCAGCCTGACCCAACCCACAAGCGAACAAAATAGTGACCAATCTAACAGT GGGACATGGATGGGGATTACGCGAGCCGGCAAAGTCGCCGTGCTGACCAACTACCGCGAGAGCACGTCGGACGCCGCAATAGGACAGCAGTCCCGCGGTGCCATTGTCAATAGTTGGCTTACTAGATCCAAAGGAGACGGAGGCGCAGATGCAGACGCCACGAAGACATACGTTGAGGAAATGGTCGCCAGCCCAACGGCCCGCAGTGTCGGCGGATTCAGCCTTGTTTGTGGGTACGTGAATGAGCCATTGGCGATTGTGTCGAACAGGTCAAGTACCATGGACCAAATTACATGgattgcggagaagaaggggcAGACGAAGGGGTTGAGTAATACTGTTTTTGACGATCGGAGTTGGCCGAAGATCTTGGATGGTGAGAGGCTGGTGGGGGAGGCGCTCAAGAAGCATGtagaggagggagagggagagaaagagctgatTGAGAGGCTACTGGACGTGCTGAATACGAACTCGCTGCCCGAGTTGAAAGGCGATgcgacggcggaggattATTTACCATATTTCAGGCAGAGCATTTTCATACCGCTTATTGGGACGAGGGATAAGACGGGTTCAAAGTttcctgctgcggctgcggagatTCTGGAGCCGGGGTCGACACCATCCGTCTGTGCTGAAGGGCACAGCAACGGAGTGGCATTGGATCCAGCAATTGTGAAGGAGGCCAATCCCGGAAACGATGTAATCGACCAGTCGTACCTGCATGGTCCATACGGGACACAGAAACAAACGATTATCCTGGTGACCAAGGAAGGCCGAGTGAGATACTTTGAACGGACCCTCTACGACCAGGAAGCCAAGGCTGTTCCTATCGGTCACGGAGACAGGTCGTTTGAATTCCAGGTGGCGCGATGA
- a CDS encoding protein CYP52G1 (transcript_id=CADANIAT00006960) has translation MLFLSVLLAFAAYLLIYQYAMTNWNHARRARLWGCSPLPRYPTDILGLATLRESLKADKEKKIPLLLQNRLKRMSAREKRPVTTFVIRQMGLDNIFTCDHGNVQAILATKFKNFELGVGRRHTLYPMFGVGIFTSDGETWSRSRALLRPQFTRDQISDLDLEESHVQQAMRAMNVDPATGWTSSIDIQAIMFRLTIDSATEFLFGESAGSQAEALRNGGTLPLNHFSGDFDLGQWYVAQRSRFEKFYWLVDNRESRAVVKRVHEYVDRFVHAVLTTAEDRIEKSQSSSYVFLEALAASTKDPIELRSQLLNILLAGRDTTASLLSWSILMLARYPEVFTKLRSVILADFGSYTSSRDKITFASLKSCRYLQYFLNEVLRLYPAVPINRRVATTATTLPKGGGPAGDKPIYLRAGQVVTYSPFVTHRRTDLWGEDAEVFNPERWVNKKVGWEYLPFNGGPRVCIGQQFALTEAGYVIVRLLQRFDAIMDCFPEREIRYGLTLTLAPADGVFVRLHAAE, from the exons ATGCTTTTTCTgtctgttcttcttgccttcGCGGCATACCTGCTCATATATCAGTATGCAATGACCAACTGGAACCACGCTCGCCGGGCCCGTCTCTGGGGATGCTCCCCTTTGCCTCGCTATCCAACAGACATACTGGGTCTCGCTACCCTCAGAGAGTCTCTTAAGGCCgataaagagaagaagatccctCTACTCCTGCAAAATCGTCTCAAGCGGATGTCAGCCCGTGAGAAGCGGCCCGTCACGACGTTTGTCATCCGCCAGATGGGCCTCGACAACATCTTTACGTGCGATCATGGTAATGTCCAGGCAATCCTGGCTACCAAGTTCAAGAACTTTGAGCTAGGAGTCGGACGCCGACATACGCTGTATCCCATGTTCGGAGTTGGCATC TTCACATCTGACGGCGAGACTTGGTCACGCTCTCGAGCTCTCCTCCGTCCCCAGTTCACTCGGGACCAGATCAGCGACCTGGATCTAGAAGAGAGTCACGTACAGCAAGCCATGCGCGCAATGAACGTTGACCCAGCCACAGGCTGGACCTCCTCCATTGACATCCAAGCCATCATGTTCCGGCTAACCATCGACTCGGCAACAGAGTTCCTTTTCGGCGAGAGCGCTGGCAGTCAGGCAGAGGCTCTTCGCAACGGGGGCACCCTGCCCCTTAATCACTTCTCTGGCGACTTTGACCTCGGCCAGTGGTACGTTGCACAACGCTCTCGGTTCGAAAAGTTCTACTGGCTGGTCGATAATCGGGAGAGTCGAGCAGTTGTGAAGCGAGTGCATGAATATGTCGATCGGTTTGTGCATGCTGTACTAACCACAGCGGAAGACAGAATTGAGAAGAGTCAGAGTTCAAGCTACGTCTTCCTCGAAGCTCTCGCTGCATCAACCAAGGACCCCATTGAGCTCCGCtcccagctcctcaatatcctcctcgccggccGCGACACCACTGCCTCCTTGCTAAGCTGGTCTATCCTAATGCTAGCGCGGTATCCGGAAGTATTCACCAAACTGCGCTCTGTCATTCTCGCTGATTTCGGCTCCTACACATCCTCCCGGGACAAGATCACATTCGCCTCCCTTAAATCCTGTCGCTACCTGCAATACTTCCTCAACGAGGTCCTACGTCTCTACCCCGCGGTACCCATAAACCGCCGCGTGGCAACCACCGCCACGACCCTACCTAAAGGCGGCGGTCCGGCTGGGGACAAACCAATCTACCTTCGTGCGGGCCAAGTCGTGACATACAGCCCGTTTGTCACGCACCGGCGAACTGATTTGTGGggagaggatgcggaggTGTTTAATCCAGAGCGCTGGGTTAATAAGAAAGTTGGTTGGGAGTATCTCCCCTTCAACGGCGGGCCAAGGGTATGCATAGGTCAGCAGTTTGCCCTCACGGAGGCGGGATATGTGATTGTTAGGCTCTTGCAGAGATTTGATGCAATCATGGACTGTTTCCCGGAAAGGGAGATTAGGTATGGGCTGACATTGACGCTTGCGCCTGCGGATGGGGTATTTGTCAGATTGCATGCGGCAGAGTGA
- a CDS encoding uncharacterized protein (transcript_id=CADANIAT00006961): protein MTTRTTTTTAPKSRSLPNNFICIFIRRLANSFALRMQAKDDDKRRKLGYGRIEDGPDDNRVPGYYNLTSLGEKQTSKKWTFTKKDKRGSFLLTKNIDSKWRDLERNMTFRVPRNMLIPVRTSVLFENAMNESRSNGVRGSSLISLTNKRIFSMPFNNNGKVLQVTGKVDHVIFTGDPRNLEVALVVLKARKRGKARVWTLLKVMAEELAMIHHARKKENMDGEIYGIATDSTEWAFAHIDNKSRYSTWFLQWRNHGFEIVSHVMRILAHAGARAATSATIRASTAASSKASMKTRNTGPAGCRVYCEEEVGIFICHYSWQGLINADGGRLKQSAAFETPGVSEQESIMKARLTDIPLINPESFWDDMSFLSSFDGATIHFSMAPLPPGPASSVVVEG, encoded by the exons ATGACTACGCGCACTACAACCACTACGGCACCCAAATCCCGCAGTCTCCCTAATAACTTCATCTGTATCTTTATCAGACGACTTGCAAACAGCTTCGCCTTGAGAATGCAAGCGAAAGATGACGATAAGCGCAGGAAACTCGGCTATGGTCGTATAGAGGACGGACCAGACGACAACAGAGTTCCGGGCTACTACAATCTCACATCACTTGGGGAAAAGCAGACGAGTAAGAAGTGGACTTTTACGAAGAAAGATAAACGCGGCTCTTTTCTATTGACGAAGAATATCG ACAGCAAATGGCGAGATCTCGAGCGAAACATGACATTCAGGGTCCCGCGAAATATGCTCATTCCCGTACGAACGAGTGTCCTGTTTGAGAACGCAATGAACGAATCCCGATCGAACGGGGTCCGTGGAAGTAGCCTGATCAGTCTCACCAACAAGCGAATCTTCAGCATGCCGTTCAATAATAACGGGAAGGTCTTGCAGGTGACTGGAAAGGTAGACCATGTAATCTTCACAGGTGATCCTAGGAATCTCGAAGTGGCTTTAGTTGTTCTGAAGGCTagaaagaggggaaaggcTAGGGTTTGGACGTTACTTAAGGTGATGG ctgaagagctagCAATGATTCATCACGCCcgcaagaaagagaacatGGACGGAGAAATCTACGGCATTGCGACTGACAGCACTGAGTGGGCGTTTGCCCATATCGACAATAAGAGTCGG TACTCTACATGGTTCCTACAATGGCGAAATCATGGCTTTGAAATCGTCTCCCATGTCATGAGGATCCTGGCTCATGCCGGTGCTCGGGCTGCTACAAGCGCCACAATTAGGGCTTCCACTGCCGCGAGTAGTAAAGCTAGCATGAAAACGCGCAATACAGGACCCGCGGGCTGCCGGGTCTATTGTGAGGAGGAAGTG GGTATCTTTATTTGTCATTATTCATGGCAGGGATTGATCAATGCTGATGGAGGAAGGCTCAAGCAGT CTGCAGCGTTTGAAACTCCAGGTGTGTCTGAGCAAGAGTCAATCATGAAGGCCAGGCTGACAGACATCCCTCTGATTAATCCCGAATCATTTTGGGACGATATGTCGTTTTTATCTTCATTTGATGGCGCTACTATCCACTTCTCTATGGCACCCCTTCCCCCTGGCCCTGCCTCCAGCGTGGTTGTAGAAGGCTAA
- a CDS encoding biotin--[acetyl-CoA-carboxylase] ligase BPL1 (transcript_id=CADANIAT00006962) — protein MVDAYTCTAGAEDPLVPARPPVSFHDTLWRRARRTPAPRGRGSMSSSTLFSGDGTTVESVRHCLYTLRRLLASRYAVIPVTADMLIKEPWTLTCALLVIPGGADLGYCRALNGAGNRRIEQFVRRGGAYLGFCAGGYYGTKRCEFELGDKTMEVIGERELAFYPGICRGGAFKGFVYHSEVGARAAELTVSKDALSAGVIPSSFRSYYNGGGVFVDAPLYADRGVEVLASYAERLNVNPGSGAAAVVYCPVGDGAAILTGPHPEFAAVNLNPKAGGPEYAEVVEALAADDKARTDFLKACLSKLGLQVAQETTHVPSLSSLHFSSLSSGDAERVLKSLEELAGDEGLFKDEYDTFRIEKWGTYNMGALTESLPESKEASSELHESEGIVDYQSIVKRIIVHEDVPSSKTTPYFNHHAFYSHLRDYQAQSKEGASLFGSNLLYGEVVTSTNTILERNAKILRKLPTGTTATATTQVAGRGRGSNVWVSPAGSLMFSTVVRHPMEKMQSAPVVLIQYLAALAVVQGVRSYDEGYDAVPVKLKWPNDIYALDPGEPEHKKQYTKICGILVNSQYSSNEYTSVVGIGVNATNASPTTSLTALAARFVGHKAAPITLEKLLARILTVFEDLYTRFLRTGFDRSFEEMYYEAWLHTNQIVTLEAEGGTRARIKGVTRDYGLLLAEELSWDDRPTGRVWQLQSDSNSFDFMKGLLKRKVN, from the exons ATGGTTGATGCGTATACCTGCACAGCCGGTGCTGAAGATCCGCTTGTCCCTGCGAGACCGCCAGTCAGCTTCCACGATACA TTATGGCGACGAGCACGGCGAACCCCAGCACCACGGGGAAGAGGGTCAATGTCCTCGTCTACTCTG TTCTCAGGAGATGGAACCACCGTCGAATCTGTCCGCCACTGCCTCTACACCCTCCGCCGTCTCCTAGCCTCCCGTTATGCTGTAATCCCTGTTACAGCAGACATGCTCATCAAGGAGCCATGGACACTTACGTGTGCCTTACTCGTTATTCCCGGTGGCGCGGACCTAGGCTACTGCCGCGCGCTCAATGGTGCAGGTAATCGCAGGATCGAACAATTCGTTCGCCGCGGAGGCGCTTACCTTGGTTTTTGTGCCGGGGGATACTATGGGACTAAACGCTGCGAGTTCGAGCTCGGCGATAAAACAATGGAGGTTATTGGGGAGCGCGAGCTAGCTTTCTATCCAGGCATTTGTCGCGGAGGGGCTTTTAAGGGCTTCGTCTACCATAGCGAGGTGGGCGCAAGGGCTGCGGAGCTGACGGTTTCGAAGGATGCACTAAGCGCTGGTGTAATCCCGTCGAGTTTTCGGTCATACTATAATGGTGGTGGGGTGTTTGTCGATGCGCCGTTGTATGCGGATAGAGGCGTTGAGGTTCTTGCGAGCTACGCGGAGCGTCTCAACGTGAATCCGGGTTCTGGCGCTGCGGCGGTGGTGTATTGTCCTGTTGGCGATGGCGCGGCAATTTTGACTGGGCCACATCCTGA ATTTGCGGCCGTTAACCTCAATCCGAAAGCTGGAGGTCCCGAATACGCTGAAGTAGTCGAGGCTTTGGCAGCGGACGACAAGGCCCGTACCGACTTCCTGAAGGCTTGTCTGTCCAAGCTAGGGTTGCAGGTGGCGCAGGAAACAACGCATGTACCCTCTCTATCGTCTCTGCAtttctcgtctttgtcaTCTGGTGATGCAGAACGAGTGCTAAAATCGCTTGAAGAACTAGCTGGCGACGAGGGCCTTTTCAAAGACGAGTACGACACCTTTAGAATCGAGAAGTGGGGTACGTATAATATGGGGGCCCTCACAGAGTCACTTCCTGAATCCAAGGAAGCCTCATCGGAACTTCATGAGAGTGAAGGAATTGTGGATTACCAGTCAATCGTCAAACGCATCATTGTTCATGAAGATGTCCCGTCGTCAAAAACAACACCATACTTCAACCATCATGCCTTTTACAGCCATCTGCGGGACTATCAGGCGCAGTCGAAGGAAGGTGCTTCGCTTTTCGGCTCAAATCTCTTATATGGCGAAGTCGttaccagcaccaacacTATTCTTGAAAG AAATGCCAAGATCCTCCGCAAATTGCCCACGGGCACAACTGCAACCGCTACTACCCAAGTAgcaggacgaggacgaggatccAACGTCTGGGTCTCCCCAGCCGGGTCTCTCATGTTCTCAACTGTAGTACGCCACCCAATGGAGAAAATGCAGTCTGCTCCGgtcgtcctcatccagtACCTCGCCGCGTTGGCAGTAGTTCAGGGCGTACGTAGTTACGATGAGGGCTATGACGCCGTGCCAGTCAAGCTGAAATGGCCCAATGATATCTACGCGTTGGACCCCGGCGAACCTGAACACAAGAAACAATACACCAAGATCTGCGGCATCCTTGTCAACTCCCAATACTCTTCTAATGAATATACCTCTGTCGTCGGCATCGGCGTTAACGCCACCAACGCCTCCCCAACAACGTCCCTGACAGCCCTGGCTGCTCGCTTTGTAGGCCACAAGGCGGCTCCTATTACCCTTGAGAAACTCCTCGCGCGTATTCTGACTGTCTTTGAAGACCTTTATACTCGGTTCCTCCGCACAGGCTTCGACAGAAGTTTCGAGGAGATGTACTACGAGGCCTGGCTGCATACCAACCAGATCGTTACGCTTGAGGCTGAGGGAGGTACCAGGGCGAGAATCAAGGGAGTTACACGTGATTATGGGTTGCTccttgctgaagaacttAGTTGGGATGACCGGCCTACGGGAAGAGTGTGGCAGCTGCAGAGTGATAGTAATAGCTTCGATTTTATGAAGGgtttgttgaagaggaaagtTAATTGA
- a CDS encoding putative mitochondrial genome maintenance protein Mgm101 (transcript_id=CADANIAT00006963), giving the protein MAFLRPFQVADPLLQRASAYRSTPRLITCSNSYRHFTQRSFQPQQSSTSAAPKPTSPTPTLTPAAARAAEIAMQKTPTSATTPNISKTGLSDKPLELDNTPAEKIDWTRSFHGLSAEPFPKEVADILLAETDPDEVEIKPDGILYLPEIKYRRILNKAFGPGGWGLVPRSESIVTPKTVTREYALVCNGRLVSVARGEQDYFSPDGIPTATEGCRSNALVRCCKDLGIASELWDPRWIRKYKAQYTREVWVEHVVSKKKSKIWIRKDDPVGYPWKETR; this is encoded by the exons ATGGCCTTCCTCCGCCCCTTCCAGGTCGCAGACCCCCTCCTTCAGCGCGCATCAGCCTACCGGAGCACCCCACGCCTCATAACTTGCTCCAACAGTTACAGACACTTCACCCAGCGCTCCTTCCAACCACAACaatcctcaacatcagcagctccAAAGCCAACCTCTCCCACACCAACTCTTACACCAGCTGCTGCCCGCGCCGCCGAGATTGCCATGCAGAAAACGCCAACCAGCGCAACAACTCCCAACATCTCTAAAACCGGCCTCTCCGACAAACCGCTCGAGCTTGACAACACGCCCGCTGAGAAGATCGACTGGACGCGCTCGTTTCACGGTCTCTCCGCCGAGCCATTTCCCAAAGAAGTAGCAGatattcttcttgctgagaCGGACCCCGACGAAGTCGAGATTAAGCCCGATGGCATTCTGTACCTGCCGGAGATTAAGTACCGACGCATCCTGAATAAGGCGTTTGGCCCGGGAGGGTGGGGGCTTGTTCCTAGGAGTGAGAGTATTGTCACGCCGAAAACTGTAACGAGGGAGTATGCTCTTGTTTGTAATGGGAG GCTCGTCTCCGTAGCCCGGGGCGAACAGGACTACTTCTCACCTGATGGAATCCCTACCGCAACAGAGGGGTGTCGCTCCAATGCCCTTGTGCGGTGCTGCAAAGACCTCGGAATCGCCAGCGAGCTCTGGGATCCGCGGTGGATTAGGAAGTACAAGGCTCAGTATACGCGTGAGGTTTGGGTTGAGCATGTGGTTAGTaaaaagaagagcaagatttGGATCCGCAAGGATGATCCCGTCGGGTATCCCTGGAAGGAGACGAGGTAG
- a CDS encoding serine/threonine protein kinase (transcript_id=CADANIAT00006964), translating into MPNPNDVTIDIPLTSVSSRGQTGARNNSTNIPNSPSGGYSAGAEHNGGAEKGGLTSSPPSSSLGFGHRRRRTINDKTGLPAEEPEDGTVTRMGRFYQAVLNFSTVTRYLIYIAPLAALLAIPIIVGATAAEDAKIGGVSLPWFFCWVEVVWVSLWVCKLVAKVIPFVFQFVCGIVSAGTRKYALILRNLEIPITMVLWMIVSLVTFLPIMVYNPRNKREGDTETKSWEKSVKNVLFAFLVCALIFLGEKTLVQLISISYHRKQFDARIKESKRNINLIGILYDASRSMFPMYCKEFREDDAIISDSILLGGPETGRPGHSRSNSAAPLRFIRGVQQNVGRIGGKITGALGDVAHEITGKQVFNSSAARSIVSEALERRRSSEALARRIWMSFVIEGREALYLDDIMEVLGAGKEAEAEECFTMLDRDGNGDISLDEIILAISEIGRTRKTLNHSVHDVDQAIHVLDNLLATIAFIIAVLVFVSFVTSGFGTVIAAGATSLLSLSFVFATTAQEVLGSCIFLFVKHPFDIGDRVEIDSKPYIVQRISLLYSVFRNVNDNRVTQIPNVVLNTVWIDNYSRSSAMQEKLTIEVNIDTTTEEIQALKDEIETFVRSPDNKRDFHPDVDIEVSGVGALDKLELTVGLFHKSNWAIESVRAARRSKFMVALVAAVKKVPIRTPGAAAEDAAAADGDRPDDKPDDAEQPPARQSSISEGIRHPTVPDDSFPSDSKSTGVDLGRPGSVQRRGASATAATGNNSAGSAYSETTLNNTVSEPYQRSFTPNTGDRDTDHYHGSMSSPVTERHLGVSHDSIARKASTASTGRRRAGIMTTANQSLASPTTMQSESALPPHLQPPPPLQPSSSQYSQQYPQQQSQSPYSYTYSERYDQPESSLQPLEHTTSYNQSLPQVYEYAPAADRNSLEGHSPHVDPRHMTEEQRRNYESRRL; encoded by the coding sequence ATGCCTAATCCTAACGATGTTACAATTGATATCCCATTGACCAGTGTTTCCAGTCGCGGGCAGACTGGTGCGCGGAACAATAGCACAAATATTCCCAACTCCCCATCAGGGGGCTACTCGGCTGGAGCGGAACACAATGGCGGCGCCGAGAAGGGCGGCTTGACCTCGAGTCCTCCCAGCAGCTCGCTCGGTTTCGGTCATCGCCGCCGGAGGACCATCAACGACAAAACCGGCTTGCCGGCTGAGGAACCAGAAGATGGCACGGTCACTCGCATGGGACGCTTCTATCAGGCTGTCCTCAACTTCTCTACCGTCACTCGTTACTTGATCTATATCGCTCCccttgctgctcttctcgCCATCCCGATCATTGTTGGCGCAACAGCCGCTGAAGACGCTAAGATCGGTGGTGTCTCACTTCCTTGGTTCTTTTGTTGGGTCGAGGTTGTCTGGGTATCGCTTTGGGTGTGCAAGCTGGTCGCCAAAGTCATCCCGTTTGTCTTCCAGTTCGTTTGCGGAATCGTCAGTGCTGGAACGCGGAAGTATGCCCTTATTCTGCGGAATCTGGAGATTCCCATTACGATGGTGCTGTGGATGATCGTGTCGCTCGTTACTTTCCTTCCAATCATGGTCTACAATCCGAGAAACAAGCGAGAAGGCGATACTGAGACGAAGAGCTGGGAGAAGTCTGTGAAAAACGTCCTCTTTGCTTTCCTAGTTTGCGCTTTGATCTTCCTTGGTGAGAAGACCCTCGTCCAGCTTATTTCTATCAGCTATCACCGCAAACAGTTCGATGCAAGGATCAAAGAGTCCAAGCGCAATATCAATCTTATCGGTATTCTTTATGATGCTTCTCGCAGCATGTTCCCTATGTACTGCAAAGAGTTTCGAGAGGACGATGCGATTATCTCGGACTCCATTCTTCTGGGAGGACCCGAAACTGGCAGGCCTGGCCATTCACGGTCAAACTCCGCTGCTCCCCTGCGGTTCATCCGGGGGGTTCAACAGAACGTTGGCCGCATTGGAGGCAAGATCACCGGGGCTTTAGGTGACGTCGCTCATGAAATCACTGGCAAGCAAGTTTTCAATTCCAGCGCTGCGCGGTCTATTGTTAGCGAAGCGCTGGAGCGCCGCCGATCTAGCGAAGCCCTCGCTCGGCGTATCTGGATGTCTTTTGTCATTGAAGGCCGTGAGGCGCTGTACCTCGATGACATTATGGAGGTTCTCGGGGCTGGGAAGGAGGCCGAGGCAGAAGAATGCTTCACTATGCTTGACCGAGACGGAAATGGCGATATCAGTCTGGATGAGATCATTTTGGCCATTTCTGAGATCGGCCGCACCCGCAAGACCCTGAACCACAGTGTGCATGACGTCGACCAGGCAATCCATGTCTTAGACAACCTTCTGGCGACGATTGCCTTCATCATTGCTGTTTTGGTTTTCGTTTCGTTCGTCACTAGCGGCTTCGGCACTGTTATCGCCGCTGGTGCTacctctctcctctccctgAGTTTCGTCTTCGCTACTACCGCACAAGAAGTGCTAGGTTCTTGTATCTTCCTGTTTGTCAAGCACCCCTTCGACATTGGTGACCGGGTGGAGATCGACAGCAAGCCTTACATTGTTCAGCGCATCTCGCTCTTATACAGCGTCTTTCGCAACGTGAATGATAACCGTGTAACTCAGATTCCGAACGTTGTTCTCAACACGGTGTGGATCGACAATTACTCGCGCTCATCCGCTATGCAGGAAAAACTGACCATTGAAGTGAACATTGACACCACTACCGAAGAAATCCAGGCATTGAAGGACGAAATTGAAACCTTCGTCCGTAGCCCGGATAACAAGCGTGATTTCCACCCTGACGTTGATATTGAGGTCTCGGGTGTAGGTGCTCTAGACAAGCTAGAACTCACCGTAGGCCTATTCCACAAATCTAACTGGGCCATCGAGTCTGTTCGTGCCGCGCGCCGTTCCAAGTTCATGGTCGCTCTAGTTGCCGCTGTGAAGAAGGTTCCAATCCGCACCCCCGGCGCTGCAGCTGAGGATGCCGCTGCGGCGGACGGTGACAGGCCTGATGACAAGCCTGATGACGCCGAGCAGCCCCCGGCTCGTCAGTCCTCCATCAGCGAGGGAATACGCCATCCCACCGTTCCAGACGACAGCTTCCCTTCTGATTCCAAATCAACTGGCGTCGATCTGGGTCGCCCAGGATCTGTTCAACGCCGAGGCGCAAGTGCTACTGCTGCAACCGGAAATAACTCGGCTGGCAGCGCCTACAGCGAGACCACTCTCAACAACACCGTCAGCGAGCCCTACCAGCGCAGCTTTACACCCAACACGGGTGACCGGGACACAGACCACTACCATGGCTCCATGTCTTCGCCCGTCACGGAACGCCACCTGGGCGTCAGCCACGACTCCATAGCCCGTAAAGCATCCACAGCATCAACCGGCCGTCGGAGGGCGGGCATAATGACTACAGCAAACCAGTCCCTTGCTTCTCCCACCACTATGCAGTCGGAGTCTGCGCTGCCTCCTCATCTGCAGCCCCCACCGCCGCTCcagccgtcgtcgtcgcAATACTCTCAACAATACCCGCAACAGCAGTCTCAAAGCCCGTACAGCTATACATACTCTGAGCGCTATGATCAGCCTGAGTCTTCGTTGCAGCCGTTAGAGCATACGACTTCTTATAACCAGTCGCTACCTCAGGTGTACGAGTATGCGCCGGCGGCGGATAGGAACTCGCTCGAAGGACATTCGCCGCACGTTGACCCGCGGCATATGACTGAGGAACAGAGGAGGAATTATGAATCGCGGAGGCTATAA